In a single window of the Elaeis guineensis isolate ETL-2024a chromosome 4, EG11, whole genome shotgun sequence genome:
- the LOC105043270 gene encoding pectinesterase inhibitor 9, translating into MGVITSRSLVSLVLFFLVLCLSAGTLTSAHSSGPVDFIRASCGATRYPALCVECLKAYAPAVRRSPRKLAQTALAVTADRAQSASAFVSRFSAGSNSARPREAGAVQDCIETMGDSVDGLRRSVREMRRMGRARGNRFRWHLDNVQTWVSAALTDQSTCLDSLDQNASGRLRAAIRKKVVVVSQLTSNALALVNRLDPTN; encoded by the coding sequence ATGGGAGTGATAACCAGCCGATCTCTCGTCTCCCTTGTTCTATTTTTCCTCGTGCTCTGCTTATCTGCCGGTACGCTGACCTCCGCCCACTCCTCCGGCCCGGTCGACTTCATCCGCGCGTCGTGCGGCGCCACCCGGTACCCGGCCCTCTGCGTGGAGTGCCTCAAAGCATACGCCCCAGCGGTCCGCCGGAGCCCCCGCAAGCTCGCCCAGACCGCCCTCGCCGTCACCGCCGACCGGGCCCAGTCCGCCTCCGCCTTCGTCTCCCGGTTCAGCGCCGGCTCCAACTCGGCCCGGCCCAGGGAGGCCGGCGCGGTCCAGGACTGCATCGAGACCATGGGGGACAGCGTGGACGGGCTCCGCCGGTCGGTCCGGGAGATGCGCCGCATGGGCCGGGCCCGGGGCAACCGGTTCAGGTGGCACCTCGACAACGTCCAGACCTGGGTCAGCGCGGCACTCACGGACCAGTCCACCTGCCTCGATAGCCTCGACCAGAACGCCAGCGGCCGCCTCCGGGCCGCCATCCGGAAGAAGGTGGTCGTGGTCTCCCAGCTCACCAGCAACGCCCTGGCCCTCGTGAACCGGCTCGACCCAACGAACTGA